The Coffea arabica cultivar ET-39 chromosome 2c, Coffea Arabica ET-39 HiFi, whole genome shotgun sequence genome includes the window AGCCTGAACTTCCAAAACATGTTTCATGGAGTTTCTGTAGAACTAATCAAAGAAATAAGCCTAAGGAAGACAGAGAATGTTGTAAAGATGAATACAGACTCTCAAGTTCCAACTTGCTAGATTTGAATTAacgttctgattcttttttCTCCCCAATTTTAATAACAGAAATTGGACTCCTGCTTTCCCTTGAATTTTTGCTgaatcaaaaataaataattaacttcCTAATCTCAACTAACCACTGAGCCAACCTTTTGGAACCTGTGAACTATGATTTAGCGTAGCAGACATACATAAAAATACACATCCGCGACCGATCACATCAACAATCACATATCATGTAAATAAAGAATCGTGCCATTTGTCAATCTTTTTCATTTGTTCCTGTAACGAAAAGTATATTAACTGCCACATGCTTACTTTTACATTTAATTGTTTTTTGTCTGATAAATTTTGTCTTCCATCTTAGAATGTGGCACACATATGTTCCAGAAATTCATCTTTATTTTGGGATTCAAAGTTTTCTGTAACGTGAAGGTGTAAAGACCTCATTGCTTCTTTCATTATTCTGCCAGATATTAGCCCGAAGAGAATGATTACGAAATACGCACCTACACAATGCAAAGTAAAAAAGACAATGTTGAACGAAAATCATTTATTTACCCATCAACTCATCATCATCACTACTTAAATGTCTTTCCTTGCAAGAACACAACCAGACAAAAGGCAAAAAACAAATAGTGCCggctaacaaaaaaaaatcgatGAATAAAAATCTATGAAACAAAACAAACGAATGCAATTAACAAATGACAATGGCAAGGCTTTCCTCCGTCTGGTATagtaaactaaaaaaaaaaaaaaaaactaattagaAGAATATTTGATGACGTAtgaggagttgaaaagacagtCGAAAGTAGGGTTTTAAGCAATCAAAGACGACCGATACTCGACAGACCAAGATAAAACGTTCTAATATGCGTGGGTCCCTGCATATATGAAGattgaagagaaaaaagaaattgtgACCGCGGCGGAGGAAAAGAGCTTGAGAAAGAAGGCGGAATTGGACAAACTTACAGAAGAAGgataggaggaggaggaggaggtggtggtggtcgTGGAGAATCTGGGGGGACTGTGATCCAAACGGTTCTGCCCTCAAAGCTGTTAACCCTTCTCAACCTCCTATTCCTCCTATTTCAGCACTCAAATTAGCTTACTGGTAGTACTACTCTAGTATATCTTAAGAGAGATctgcccttttttcttttttctttttttcttttctttttcttttccttctcttctCTCATTTTCACAAATATTCCACTTTCCACACCCGCCCCCGAATTCTTTCTACCATACCCAATTTTTGCCTAATTCCTTTCTGTATTACACTATCATATTTAACCCACTCCTATGTATAAATTTGGTTCATTAACGTAATTTGGAGTTTAAGCGGCCTATGTCCTAATAATACATGCATTATAAACCGTCCATGTGATGTTTTTATTAGTTGATAAAAATATTTGACTCTAACCAATTTGTTATTGGAAAAGTTCAATGGGATCATTAACGTTTTTAAGTGTGTTTTTTGTTTCCTAGAATTGTCAAAAATTTGTCTAGTCATGTTGTAAATTGTTAGTTGTCATTTTCCAAATGAATTAGGTATCTTTAAAGACACCCATAAATTTGCTTTAATATgataaaatttctatttttccaaCACTAGCTTTAGTTGTAAACCAAGTTAGTTTACATTTGAAATTGAATATAACTCAATTATCACACACACTACAAAATTGGGCAATAATAAAGGAGTAAATCTTATACATACTgactatatacatatatatatatattatcattgGTGAATCAATGATACACGTGCAAAAAATtggattttaaattcaaaatttgcataATTATCATTCATCCAATATTGACGTATGAAAGATTAATTCATAATGAAATCATTCAGAATCATATTGTATTCATATAGCTAAATGTGTAAAATTTTCCGTGCTTACAAATACAAATGGGAATGAAAGGCTCAAAGGCAACATTGATTTCATATTATTTGCATTATTAATGACTAAACCTTCAAAAATTTGTACCACAGGGAAGTTAGTTTGCCTTCCCAAATTTCCTTCTGGGCTTGGCCACTTTCGGACCTGAACCACAGTAGAATGTACGAAATAGAAATAGCCCAAAACTCTTCTTCAGGATTAGGCCATCTCTCTGAGCTCTGAAGCAATATTTTCGGAACGTTAATgactttaaaataatatttaataGAAATAATACTTGTAAAgaagattcctttttttttaatttgtttttggaGAATGACCTAAAAAATAGGATCCAACCActtaaaaaaaatcacatgTTATAAAATCTATTatagaattcaaaataaaatcatttcatatacaaaaaaaaatcataaaataattacaaaaaagaATACCTTGtaattttaaccaaaaaaaagcTGCAAAATTTTTAAGGGTACATGACATGTGTATGAGAGATAATTTTACCTTATTTGTATCTCACCTTAACTTTTTAATCTAAATTTAACGAGGAATATTTTTAATAATAGCAAAACTTCGAACTTAATTAACATGGTGAGATTTTTTtgggattaattcttgatttccccaaaagaaaaaaggaaattgcATTGCCTTATATGAGTGACACGAGAAGCATGTAGGAAAATCGAGATAACGGTTTAACTGAAACATCCGAGATTTTTTAACGGCAAAAAGCTAATATGATTAAGGATGGCAATAGGGGCAGATGCCGTGGGGGACTATTGGGCGGGGGAGGGGGGAGAATTTTTTCCCCTCGTTTAGAAATAGACCCTCGCCCCATCCCCCTCCTTGCCACCCGTTTGAAAAAaagatatacatatatacataattatatatatataatatttaatttaataagtTATAATATGTATCATTTAATGTATATTagtgtatgtaatataattgatattatcaattttactactaattatacatgtctattgataaaaattattaatcatttatactaaatttattaatacatctatattaaattcctaactacatttaatacaataacacttttgtttttaaaaaacacaataataatttagtgattgtatttatatcaaaagtgaaaatttgattattgtaattatatttattttattatattagattgtattcaaataacttttatttaattatttttatgagtttcaattatgAAGTTACagtgaataataatttagtgatgtattgatattttagtacttgattatttactataatttaattataataaaatttttttaatcccACGATCCCCGCAGGGAAGCGGTCGGTAGGCGACTGGGCCGGGATGGGAGGGGTccccccgccccattgccacaCTTAGATGTGAGTATGTGACTTGATGGAGTCAAGAGAAGGGTAAGGTGCAATAAAAGCAACACTGCAGAAAAAATGCAAATGGCACCAAAACCTCAAGGCGACTtggtgccttttataggcttTAAACCAAAATTCTCCAGAAGCCACGAACGCTAAACCCCTCGGCCATCAGAAGTTATCCAGTCTCTCTTTTCACGGTTTCTTCAGTCTCCAACCCTTCACGCCACGCTTAGTATCCAATTCCTGTAAGATCCCCTATATCCTACTACTTGTTTTTCCCGTGACAGCATTGAATTTAccgttctttctttctttccccaaTAAATGTGCAAATAACCGTTCATATATGCTTCTCCAATCCTGTGGACGATCATCCTGATAATTGTTCGACCTGCCATCGATAAAACTCTGATAAGAAGACTTGGGTTTTAAGGAAAATGGAGATGGGGCTGGTTACGTTGCTGAGAGTAGCATGGATTGCAGGGACTTTGCCAATTCTGGTAGCTTCTATACCCTGCTCTAAGCTCAATTGGTTTCACGATTTCTTGCTGGGGTTTGCCAGGCGAGGCAAGACTATGCAGCAATCATCTTCTAGAGTAAGTCATTATACTTCTGTATCGACCCACGCATGTACGATTGATTGATAACTAAATCCCTGAATTTCTTTCTGTTTTATTGTTGTAGTAATGCTGCTGTTTTGATGAATTATTCGATCATGCGCCAGGTGCTGTAGCATCTTCTTCATATGCATTTGAGGAACTGAGTTCCATCGAGCTTTCCTACTCTAATGCTTGTATGGTTTTGGCCATGGCTGGTGTTTCTTGTTGTTAGAAAAGCcatgatattttatttttctcgaGAGAGAATGGATGACATTGGCTTATAAATTCAGAGTGATCATGTAGAGTGTAATTCAAGGTCAAGTTAGAATCTTTTTTAGAATGAATAGTCAAGATCAACCATCGTAGGTCATTTTCTTATAAATGCACAGATAGAGCCATTAGCTACTTTACGGTTGTTATTTTGAGTGTATGATAGCATGTTAAGATGATGCTATCTGACACGTGCTATTCCTTGATTACTTGACCACTGCATGCGATTATTCATTCCTTCACACTACTGTTTGATGCAGCCGGTGTGTTTTAAGTCATCTAACTATCTTCTTTTACATTGCTTCCATTGGTCAATGATTAAGGCCTTTACATCTCAGGTAGAATGTGAATGATGACATTTCATTTCAAGTCACATTTTCTTAGCATTTATAATTGCTTTGAGTTCTGAGCTTTTTATGATCTATTGGCTTTAACTTTGATTACGTCATAATGGACTCGACTTGGaagtttctgtttttttttttcaagtaccTTTAGTTTCTGTTTCAGTTGATGGATTCTTTTTGGAAATCGTAAGTTTACACAATAAGAAATTCTTGTGTAATTGAACTTAGATGTTATACATGTACAGAAATTCACTGTCCCGCAGAAGTTCTTCTGTCACTTTTATGCATTGGCTGTTATTTGGACAACGTTCTTGCTGTTAGCAACATGGCTTTACGCATACAATATGGCACTATTGGTCTCCCAGCCACTGCACTTTTCTAGTATTACCAGCTATCTCACTGGGGGTTCACATAGCTTTTGGTTGCATGGATCTCCTTCGATGAAGATAGAACAGAGATACAGATGTTGGGTatctatttttctgcttttgttaaTGGAAGCTCAAGTGCTGAGACGCCTTTATGAAACGATATATGTCTTTAAGTACAGTCCTTCAGCTCGGATGCACATTTTTGGTTATTTCACAGGCCTATTGTAAGTATtgacattttttccttttctcatgattattcaATAAATAGGTAAGTGGTCAAAGATCTTTCTTTGGTTTTGAGTCTGTGCTTGTGGTCCTTTGCTTCTGCTGAGTAGTAAGAATTAAcactcaaatttttttttcctttttatatacTTGTGGGGCTCAAGGAGGTGGTACATCTAAAGAAACATGATTGACGTTATTTCCATGATATTTACCATTTGCAACTTGGAAGTTAACATTTGAACATTATTTTGTTCAataatttcattaaataaaACAGCGGTCATTAATATTTTAGTTCCTAAGACCATTGAAGTGTTCTATTGATTTCATGTCTTAAAATGCATGATAAAGTCTATTAAAGTGATTATTTCTGATATCTCATGGTATCAGCCAAAAATTCTTTGAACTTCTAAATTCCTCTAGAAACTCAGTCATTATCATTTATACTTCCTCTAAAACTCACTGAAAATTGCATAGGGCTGGAAACAAGCTAAATGCTAATAGTAAGAGGTAAAACTAGATGAAAGTAATATCGTGAGATCATTCATGAACAACATGGAAGGTTATAATTTTAGTATATGGAGTTCAAAGGCATCACAAGATAACTAGTCGTGTAGTCCTAGATTGTACAGCTATTATTTTccaataatcaaataattaaTTGTTATGACCAATTTCTTTGTCAACTTGCAATCAGCCTACAAAATGCAATAAATAGCCTATCCCTAGTTTTCTTTGCAAAGATGTTATTGTGAAGTAATCAGACTTCTCTTTCAGATTGCttattttttcaacaatatGTTAACAGTTGTACTATATGCAGACCCCTTGGACTTTTTCCTGATTAGTTGTCTTTCTGATACTAGTTTCTATACAGCAGCGCCATTGTCACTTTGCTGTAATTACGTGTCAGAGGTATTCCTATTTGCCTCAAATCTGATTCAAGAACTAATAGTTAAAGGGAAGGACCGCATGCAATTCGGTGAATATAGTTGGTGGGGATTTGTCGGCCCTCTCTTAAAACTTAAATGGCATGCTTGGTTAGGTGCAGCTATTTTCCTTTGGGGTTCGGTTCATCAGCACCGCTGTCATGCGATTCTTGTAagaaattttgttattattgttgggCGTTCCTACAAATAGTTAGTAAAGTTATAGATGAGGTCAAGGCGAGTTCCAGATCACTTTTCTGATATTGTATCAAACATGTAGCTTCATTTTTAAGCATCTCTGGTTCCCCCCCCCCTCCTTATATAGTTATAGTATTATGGTAACAACTGGATCTAGAAGAttatgaccattatgatttggCTTCATAGTATTTCTTTTTATGTGTTTTTCCCCTATGCAGCTCCTTGTCAAACATCAAGAATAggatatttggccaaataatcttattttattgcttatatCCTTTATCTCTGTATCTGCTCTTTATGGCAATTTTAGCAATTTTGACTGGTAGAAGAATATGCAACGTGGTCATGTTAATTTGAAAAGTTCTGGGTCTTGTAACAAATCTTAACTACCAAATCACCAAATATATTTTGGCATGTCATTTTGCCGTATCCATGGAGGAGAGAAATGCTTTAGTGTATTAATGTGCATGCCTCTGAAGTAAAATGCTCTTTGAACTTTGAAGGCTAAGAAAGTACTTTTTCAAGTTAAGTTTACACAATTGTTTTGTCTAACAGTAGAAAGGGTATTTGGTCTTTTTATTAGTTGGGTACTACTTAAGTTACTATTAAGATGCTATTATGTCAAATAATGATACAGTGCCTTAACTTGAAATGGTACTTTTACTTCAAATGCATTAAAATTCGTGTAATgtactttgagaaattttctcatGGCAGATTGCTTTAATTTACGAGTGTCGTGTGTTTGTCTGAGGGTGAGTTTGTCCTCTGTCCATGTTGGTTCACAAGGGTTTAACATATGAATAAACCATTAGAACATGCAAGTGCAAAGCTGCGTATATTCAACATTTTCCTGATCCTGCAGCATGTCTCTCTTTGAACGGGTTTCTTCTTAGTTATTTATGATGTGTTGCTTGGACTTCTGGGAGCATAAATAGACACCTAAGGTTCTACATTGATTAACGATGcttaatttttcatatttagGTACATGTTTGTAATGGATTGTCAAACATGCCACATAACTTTGTTTTGAAACCAGGGTTTAGTGCGGGATAACTCAGAGCAGATTGAGGACTACATAATTCCTTATGGTGATTGGTTCAAATATGTTTCAAGCCCTCATTATCTGGCTGAGATTGTATGCCTCTTTTCCTTTACTGTACATTGTTTCATATCTTGCacaactgtttttttttttttggcttgttGGTGCATTGGCATTCTTGTCTTGCTCTGGTGGGCAAAATCAATTTACATTTTGAATTCTTGTGATCATGAAGGTAATATATGGTGGTCTTCTGGTTGCTGGTGGATGTTCAGACATTACGCTATGGTTGCTTTTTGGATTTGTCGTATGGGTTCTCAGgctttatctcatttttttttttctttttcctagttTCATTTAGGCCTGATTTTCCCCTCCTTTTCTGAAAATCTATTAATCAATCACCTCTATGCTTGGTTATGGGAACTTCTTTCAACCAGCATTCTTTGTTATAGTCTACATCCCTTTTATCTGCCATATAATTGTTGCAGGTGGCGAATCTTGTTTTTGCAGCCGCTGAAACACACAGGTGGTATCTGAGAAAGTTTGACAACTACCCTAGAGAGCGTTTTGCCATAATTCCATCATTTTATTGAGGCGCTCTCAAGGTACATTTTAGATTCCATTTATTGGGCTCAACTACTTGGCATTTTTGGCCAAGGAAGAACTATCTCTTGCATTTGAGACATGAGTGGCCGGTGCTCTTTTCTGTTCAGTTAAGGATCGGATTTAGGAAGATAGAATAGCTCGATTCTCTCTAGTGACATGATCGGACAATTTTTATGTTACTCTCTGTAACAGCAGTGAAGATGGTTAGCTGGTTCAGCATATAGAGTCCAGCTGGTGTATGTATAAGTAAGCTTCTTATTATATGTAGCGGCTTCTTGTGCTTTGTACCCACCATTTGAATCACTGGAAACATTTCTAGTTGGAGCATTGTTCTATTGTGCATTATGAAATGAGATGTGCAGACACTCTAGATTTGGATTGTGCAGTTCACAACAGTGGAGGTTAGCACTAGTACCTGGTGATACAACCATTGGCCGTTTAAGAGTGGCTACTACTCCCATCCATTGTTATCCTAATTGTATAGCCTGCAAGTTGCTATTGGTCAGCTCGACGTGGCATTGCAGTTGGGCGAAGATGTGAAAGCTTGTTTTGATCGTGAAAAATTTCCAACCGATGTGATACAGGAATTCTTTGTTTCCCTATTTAACACCCCAAACGCGGCTTTATAGGTGCTCAAATTCACTATTTAATTTCTAATTGAAATAATTAACATACATGTATTATTACGTAATATTATCCTGAATGTTAAAATAATCATCTTCACCTCAAGGAACATTTGTTTCATAGCTAACGGTCGCTGGGGGCTCTAGATGCGGGCATATGTCCATTTCTACTCCTTATCACTAGTCACCACCAACTCCTTGAAGGCTTCGGCGTTGCTGCTAATTAA containing:
- the LOC140004110 gene encoding polyprenal reductase 2-like isoform X1, coding for MEMGLVTLLRVAWIAGTLPILVASIPCSKLNWFHDFLLGFARRGKTMQQSSSRKFTVPQKFFCHFYALAVIWTTFLLLATWLYAYNMALLVSQPLHFSSITSYLTGGSHSFWLHGSPSMKIEQRYRCWVSIFLLLLMEAQVLRRLYETIYVFKYSPSARMHIFGYFTGLFFYTAAPLSLCCNYVSEVFLFASNLIQELIVKGKDRMQFGEYSWWGFVGPLLKLKWHAWLGAAIFLWGSVHQHRCHAILGLVRDNSEQIEDYIIPYGDWFKYVSSPHYLAEIVIYGGLLVAGGCSDITLWLLFGFVVANLVFAAAETHRWYLRKFDNYPRERFAIIPSFY
- the LOC140004110 gene encoding polyprenal reductase 2-like isoform X2, which codes for MNYSIMRQKFTVPQKFFCHFYALAVIWTTFLLLATWLYAYNMALLVSQPLHFSSITSYLTGGSHSFWLHGSPSMKIEQRYRCWVSIFLLLLMEAQVLRRLYETIYVFKYSPSARMHIFGYFTGLFFYTAAPLSLCCNYVSEVFLFASNLIQELIVKGKDRMQFGEYSWWGFVGPLLKLKWHAWLGAAIFLWGSVHQHRCHAILGLVRDNSEQIEDYIIPYGDWFKYVSSPHYLAEIVIYGGLLVAGGCSDITLWLLFGFVVANLVFAAAETHRWYLRKFDNYPRERFAIIPSFY